The DNA region CAGCGCCATGGGAAGGGTCGAGTTCTCGGTGGCGGAGATGATGAACGACTTGGCGAAGAGGAAGTCGTTCCACGTCGAGATGAACGAGAAGACGCTGGTGGCCACGAGCCCGGGAAACACCAGCGGGAAGAGAATCCGCCACAGGAACCGCGCACGTCCCGCTCCGTCGATCGCGGCCTGTTCCTCCAGCTCCTCCGGGACCGCCTTCACAAAGCCCCTCAGCATCCACACCGCGAACGGCAGCGAGAACGCCAGATGCGGAAGCACCAGCGACACAAGGGAGTTGAGGGCGCCGATATCCCGCATGAGGAAGAACATCGGAATGGTCAGCGCCTCCACGGGCACCATCTGCGCCACGAGGAAAAGGATCAGCAGCGTCGTACGGAAACGGAAACGGAAACGCGTCACCGCCGTCGCCGCGAGAAACGCGATGAGGGCGGAGGCGACGACCACCGTGCCCGCGACCAGCAGGCTGTTGAGGAAGTAGCGGCCGAAGTCCCGCTGCCCGAAGACCCGTTGGAAGGCGTCGAGGGACGGATTCAGCGTCCATGGAACGGGGTGCGCGGAGCGTACTTCCCCGGCCGGTTTGAACGCCGAAAGCACCATCCAGTACAGGGGAAAGGCCACCACGAGCGCGACGCCCACCGCCGTCGTCTCCGCCGCGGCACGCCACACCTTCGCAGTCGCCCTTACGGGCCGTCTCGCGCGTACCGCGACCGCGGATCTCACAGCTCCTCGCCCCTCCTCCTCATCAGCCGGAGATACAGCACCGTGACGGCGAGAAGTACGAGCAGCGTCACGACACCGATCGCCGCTCCGAGGCTGTACTGCGAGGACGCGAACGCCTTCTGGTACGCGTACACATTGAGCACGAGATTCTGCCCCGCGACTCCGCCGCCGCCCGTCATCACATAGATCTGCGTGAAGATCTTGAAGTCCCAGATCACCGACTGGACCGTCACGACGAGCAGTACGGGCCGCAGCATCGGCGCCGTCACACTGCGCCAAGTGCGCCACTGCGACGCCCCGTCGAGCGCGGCGGCCTCCAGCACCTCCTGCGGTACGGCCCTGATCCCCGCGTACACCGTGACCATCACCAGCGGGAACGAGCACCACACCACTTCGAGGAAGACCAGCGCGAAGGCGCTCATGCGGCCGTACGTCCAGGAGAAGTCACCGAGTCCCAGCACCCTGTTGACGGGCCCGAAGTCGGCGTCGAAGAGGAACAGCCAGACCGTGGAGCCGGTGACGGCGGGCGTCGCCCACGCCCCCAGCGCCGCCAGCGAAAGCAGCAGCCGCGGCAGCGCCCTGACGCGGGTGAGCAGCACCGCCAGCGAACAGCCGGTGGCGAGGGTGCCCACCACGCAGGCGGCGGCGAAGAGCACCGTCGCCAGCAGCACCTGCCGGAACATGCCGTCGGAGAAGAGCCTCGCGTAGTTGCCCAGTCCCTGGAAGGACGTCGGCCTGCCGCCGCTGACCTGGGCCTGGGTGTATTCGAGCAGCGAGATCAGGCCGAGCTGGTAGACGGGGTAGGCCAGCAGCCCAGCGAGCACCAGCAGCGCCGGAGCCAGACAGAGCCAGGGGGTCCGGCTCCCTTGCCGCACGGGCCTGTCGGGCCCTGCGCGGGCACGGCCGCCCCTGACCCCACGCGTGCGGGACTGGGCCGGTCCCGGCCGCCGGGCGGGCGCGAACGCGCTCACTTCGCGAACGCCTCGTCCATCTTCCGCGCGGCCTCCGCCGCGGCCTCGTGCACGCTCCGCTTCCCCGCGGCGATCTGCTGGAACATCGCAGGCAGCACCTGCCCGGCGTCTATCTCCGCCCATGCGGGGGTCGCTGGCACGAACTCCGTTCCGGCATCGAGTGTTTCGACGAACGGCT from Streptomyces marispadix includes:
- a CDS encoding carbohydrate ABC transporter permease; amino-acid sequence: MRSAVAVRARRPVRATAKVWRAAAETTAVGVALVVAFPLYWMVLSAFKPAGEVRSAHPVPWTLNPSLDAFQRVFGQRDFGRYFLNSLLVAGTVVVASALIAFLAATAVTRFRFRFRTTLLILFLVAQMVPVEALTIPMFFLMRDIGALNSLVSLVLPHLAFSLPFAVWMLRGFVKAVPEELEEQAAIDGAGRARFLWRILFPLVFPGLVATSVFSFISTWNDFLFAKSFIISATENSTLPMALLVFFDTETPDWGGVMAASTVMTLPVLVFFVLVQRRLVAGLGGAVKD
- a CDS encoding carbohydrate ABC transporter permease, whose product is MSAFAPARRPGPAQSRTRGVRGGRARAGPDRPVRQGSRTPWLCLAPALLVLAGLLAYPVYQLGLISLLEYTQAQVSGGRPTSFQGLGNYARLFSDGMFRQVLLATVLFAAACVVGTLATGCSLAVLLTRVRALPRLLLSLAALGAWATPAVTGSTVWLFLFDADFGPVNRVLGLGDFSWTYGRMSAFALVFLEVVWCSFPLVMVTVYAGIRAVPQEVLEAAALDGASQWRTWRSVTAPMLRPVLLVVTVQSVIWDFKIFTQIYVMTGGGGVAGQNLVLNVYAYQKAFASSQYSLGAAIGVVTLLVLLAVTVLYLRLMRRRGEEL